In a genomic window of Stakelama saccharophila:
- the ptsP gene encoding phosphoenolpyruvate--protein phosphotransferase, which yields MAVSAAASAREILTRLHDVMASRDRAQSKLNGVVNIIGEALDSEVCSIYLLREGVLELFATRGLDESAVHVTKLAMGEGLVGTIAANVETLNLAEAATHPDFAYRPETGEERYHSFAGVPIIRRERAVGVLAVQHADPRRYEDVEIEALQTVAMVLSELIANAGLIDSAGGSSTRPQSTSTERVTGFKLVDGMAAGVAVFHQPRIHIEHTVAEDIEAERHRVYAAFDKMRDGIERMASQAEFGVGGEHEEVLETYKMFAYDEGWARRINEAIDSGLTAEAAIERVQQRTRMRMREIDDPLLRDRMHDLEDLSNRLIRIVSGQLGTAAQLGLRQDSILIARNLGPAELLEYDRRRLKGVVLEDGSLTAHVTIVARAMGVPMLGRVRDIRRLIAEGDLLLLDASEESLVIRPSGGMEESFDAKLLVTQQRRAKFAKLKNELPVTTDGHRVALMVNAGLRDDVGALEVTGADGIGLFRTEFQFLVSATLPQRERQMRLYRDVLDAAGDRPVTFRTVDVGGDKTLPYLNHDEDEAEENPAMGWRALRLALERDALLKAQARALLEAAAGRTLNVMFPMVSEPWEFDEARAIFERQREWLGARGHKLPAEIRYGAMLEVPALAESLDVLLPRMEFLSIGTNDLTQFLFAADRAHPKLAMRYDWLSPSILRFVRRIADQARAADVQVGVCGEMGGRPLEAMALIGIGIDRLSITPAAVGPIKAMIRSLNREKLMAHTEALLQHPPRTLRQDLKAWAEENGVELA from the coding sequence ATGGCCGTTTCCGCCGCAGCCTCCGCCCGCGAAATCCTGACGCGTCTGCACGACGTGATGGCCTCGCGCGACCGGGCGCAATCGAAGCTCAACGGCGTCGTCAACATCATCGGCGAAGCGCTCGACAGCGAGGTCTGCTCGATCTACCTGCTGCGCGAGGGGGTGCTGGAACTCTTCGCCACGCGCGGCCTCGACGAATCGGCGGTCCATGTGACCAAGCTCGCCATGGGCGAAGGCCTGGTCGGCACCATCGCCGCCAATGTCGAGACCCTGAACCTGGCGGAGGCGGCGACCCATCCCGATTTCGCCTATCGCCCCGAAACGGGCGAGGAGCGCTATCACAGCTTTGCCGGCGTGCCGATCATCCGGCGCGAACGTGCGGTCGGCGTCCTGGCCGTTCAGCATGCCGATCCCAGGCGCTACGAAGATGTCGAGATCGAGGCGTTGCAGACCGTGGCGATGGTGCTTTCCGAACTGATCGCCAATGCCGGGCTGATCGATTCGGCCGGCGGGTCGTCGACCCGGCCGCAATCGACCTCCACCGAACGGGTGACCGGTTTCAAGCTGGTCGACGGCATGGCCGCCGGCGTCGCCGTCTTCCACCAGCCGCGCATCCATATCGAACATACCGTCGCCGAGGATATCGAGGCCGAGCGTCACCGCGTCTATGCCGCGTTCGACAAGATGCGCGACGGCATCGAACGCATGGCGAGCCAGGCCGAATTCGGCGTCGGCGGGGAACATGAGGAGGTCCTCGAGACCTATAAGATGTTCGCCTATGACGAAGGCTGGGCGCGGCGCATCAACGAAGCGATCGACAGCGGCCTGACCGCGGAAGCGGCGATCGAGCGCGTCCAGCAACGCACCCGCATGCGCATGCGCGAGATCGACGATCCGCTGCTCAGGGACCGGATGCACGATCTGGAGGATCTCTCCAACCGCCTGATCCGGATCGTGTCGGGCCAGCTCGGCACCGCGGCGCAACTGGGCCTGCGGCAGGATTCGATCCTGATCGCGCGCAATCTGGGGCCGGCGGAGCTGCTGGAATATGACCGTCGGCGGCTGAAGGGCGTGGTGCTGGAAGATGGCTCGCTCACCGCCCATGTCACCATCGTCGCGCGCGCCATGGGCGTGCCGATGCTGGGGCGGGTGCGTGACATACGCCGGCTGATCGCCGAGGGCGACCTGCTGCTGCTCGATGCCAGCGAGGAATCGCTGGTCATCCGCCCCAGCGGCGGGATGGAAGAGAGCTTCGATGCAAAGCTCCTGGTCACCCAGCAGCGCCGCGCCAAGTTCGCCAAGCTGAAGAACGAACTGCCGGTCACGACCGATGGCCACCGGGTCGCGCTGATGGTCAATGCGGGTCTTCGCGACGATGTGGGCGCGCTGGAGGTGACGGGTGCGGACGGCATCGGCCTGTTCCGCACCGAGTTTCAGTTTCTCGTGTCCGCCACCCTGCCGCAGCGCGAACGGCAGATGCGGCTCTACCGCGACGTGCTCGACGCCGCGGGCGATCGGCCGGTCACATTCCGCACCGTCGATGTCGGTGGCGACAAGACGCTGCCCTATCTCAACCATGACGAGGACGAGGCGGAGGAAAACCCCGCCATGGGCTGGCGTGCGCTGCGGCTGGCGCTGGAACGCGATGCACTGTTGAAAGCGCAGGCGCGCGCGCTGCTGGAGGCGGCGGCGGGCCGCACGCTCAACGTGATGTTCCCGATGGTGTCCGAACCGTGGGAATTCGACGAGGCGCGCGCCATCTTCGAACGGCAGCGTGAATGGCTGGGCGCGCGCGGGCACAAGCTGCCGGCGGAGATACGCTACGGCGCCATGCTGGAGGTGCCGGCGCTCGCCGAAAGCCTCGATGTGTTGCTGCCCAGGATGGAATTCCTGTCGATCGGCACCAACGACCTGACCCAGTTCCTGTTCGCCGCCGATCGGGCCCATCCCAAGCTCGCCATGCGCTATGACTGGCTGAGCCCCTCGATCCTGCGGTTCGTGCGCCGCATCGCCGACCAGGCGCGCGCCGCCGATGTGCAGGTGGGGGTCTGCGGCGAAATGGGCGGCCGGCCGCTGGAAGCGATGGCGCTGATCGGCATCGGCATCGACCGGCTGTCGATCACGCCGGCGGCGGTCGGGCCGATCAAGGCCATGATACGGTCGCTGAACCGCGAAAAACTGATGGCCCATACCGAAGCGCTGTTGCAGCATCCGCCTCGCACGTTGCGGCAGGATCTGAAAGCCTGGGCCGAAGAAAACGGCGTCGAATTGGCCTGA
- a CDS encoding helix-turn-helix domain-containing protein produces the protein MGESEAVDDNGGHTKPVGERLRIERERQQLDVADIASRTRIPQRHLESIETSDYSSLPSPTYAMGFAKAYARVVGLDEAGIGRDLRAELDTGYERQPYHVPYDTSEPARVPTGGIAMAGLAVAILILIGVGIWYGTDWFRSEEVVPQTVPVASAPATPAPAPAPAGAATTPSADGQVVLTATGEVWVRIYNAANDTLLMKTMQPGETYDVPKDADDPMINVGRPGQIKVTIDGAEVAPLGPAERAIKDVPISAAALRSRGSTAASG, from the coding sequence ATGGGCGAAAGCGAAGCGGTAGACGACAATGGCGGACATACGAAGCCGGTCGGGGAGCGGCTGCGGATCGAGCGCGAACGCCAGCAGCTCGATGTAGCCGACATCGCCTCGCGCACCCGGATTCCGCAACGCCACCTCGAATCCATCGAGACTTCGGATTATTCCAGCCTGCCCTCGCCGACCTATGCGATGGGCTTTGCAAAGGCTTATGCCCGCGTCGTCGGGCTGGACGAGGCGGGCATCGGCCGCGACCTCAGGGCCGAGCTAGACACCGGCTATGAACGTCAGCCTTATCATGTTCCCTATGACACCAGCGAACCCGCCCGCGTCCCGACCGGCGGCATCGCCATGGCAGGCCTCGCCGTCGCGATCCTCATCCTGATCGGTGTCGGTATCTGGTATGGAACCGACTGGTTCCGCAGCGAGGAAGTTGTGCCGCAGACCGTGCCGGTCGCGAGCGCACCCGCGACCCCCGCTCCCGCACCGGCACCGGCCGGAGCGGCAACCACGCCGTCGGCCGACGGCCAGGTCGTGCTGACCGCGACGGGGGAGGTCTGGGTCCGAATCTACAATGCCGCCAACGACACGCTCTTGATGAAGACGATGCAGCCCGGCGAAACCTATGACGTGCCGAAGGATGCCGATGATCCGATGATCAATGTCGGCCGGCCCGGCCAGATCAAGGTCACGATCGACGGCGCCGAGGTTGCGCCGCTCGGTCCGGCGGAGCGTGCGATCAAGGATGTGCCGATCAGCGCCGCGGCCTTGCGCAGCCGCGGATCGACCGCTGCTTCAGGCTGA
- a CDS encoding tetratricopeptide repeat protein, with protein MRILLVPALTLAALALPGAARAQSNLDARVDRLEHEMRAVQRKVFPEGAGRYFEPQITPTAPQQQAAPGAPVSGPIVNLESRVQALESQVADLTGNVEQTSYRIRQLQDAFDAYRKKTDARLDALESAAAGRAGPASETDAHGNGTLSPPSGAEPVEKPEISAERAEKVASIEHPDTGDEAEDAYIYGYRLWEAGLYPEAEAQLKSVVEKYPDSRRASFAQNLLGRAYLDDGKPSLASIAFYDNYKKMPNGERAPDSLFYLAKALIKLKKPEDACQVYAELSDVYGEQISASMQAGIAEGRETAGCN; from the coding sequence ATGCGGATCCTCCTCGTCCCTGCGCTGACGCTCGCCGCGCTGGCCCTGCCCGGCGCGGCGCGTGCACAGAGCAATCTCGATGCCCGTGTCGATCGGCTCGAACATGAAATGCGCGCCGTCCAGCGCAAGGTCTTCCCCGAAGGCGCCGGCCGCTATTTCGAGCCCCAGATCACGCCGACCGCGCCGCAGCAGCAGGCAGCACCGGGCGCGCCGGTATCCGGACCCATCGTCAATCTCGAATCCCGCGTCCAGGCGCTGGAATCGCAGGTGGCGGACCTGACCGGCAATGTCGAACAGACCAGTTACCGCATTCGGCAGCTTCAGGACGCCTTCGACGCCTATCGAAAGAAGACCGACGCCCGGCTCGACGCGCTGGAATCGGCCGCCGCGGGACGCGCAGGCCCGGCGTCGGAAACGGATGCGCACGGCAACGGCACGCTCTCCCCGCCGTCCGGAGCGGAGCCGGTCGAAAAGCCGGAAATCAGTGCCGAGCGTGCCGAAAAGGTGGCCTCGATCGAACATCCCGATACCGGCGACGAGGCCGAGGACGCGTATATATATGGTTATCGCCTGTGGGAGGCCGGCCTCTATCCGGAAGCCGAGGCACAGTTGAAATCGGTAGTGGAGAAATATCCCGACAGCCGCCGTGCCAGCTTCGCGCAGAACCTGCTGGGCCGTGCCTATCTGGACGACGGCAAACCGTCGCTCGCCTCGATCGCCTTTTACGACAATTACAAGAAGATGCCGAACGGCGAGCGTGCGCCCGACAGTCTCTTCTACCTCGCCAAGGCGCTGATAAAACTGAAAAAACCCGAGGATGCGTGCCAGGTCTATGCCGAGCTGAGCGACGTCTATGGCGAGCAGATCTCGGCATCCATGCAGGCCGGTATCGCCGAGGGACGTGAAACCGCCGGATGCAACTAG
- the tilS gene encoding tRNA lysidine(34) synthetase TilS: protein MKPPDATSAPDAAALTRFRRDFERALGRPVDRQEHVAIAVSGGPDSMALLALAASSFPGRTHAATVDHRLRPDAAAEARMVGDWCTGRGISHAVLVPSGDLSAQPSALQERARHARYALLESWAEAIGAGILATAHQADDQAETFLMRALRGAGVAGLRGIPARRDAFTLAEPARLQIVRPLLNWRRHELLNVVRDGGIPYVDDPSNADQRFERVRIRSALTEQAWLDPAALASAAAHAAEADAALDWTVERLWRERASGDPEPVLDVGGLPMELRRRLARYAILHVRSRAGITSPAFGTDANIEPLLAALTADGAATRAGILVRAKGDRWTFRPAPPRRSH, encoded by the coding sequence GTGAAACCGCCGGATGCAACTAGCGCGCCCGACGCCGCGGCGCTGACCCGCTTCCGCCGCGATTTCGAACGCGCGCTCGGCCGGCCGGTCGACCGGCAAGAGCACGTCGCGATCGCGGTATCGGGCGGGCCGGATTCCATGGCGCTGCTGGCGCTGGCGGCATCCTCTTTTCCCGGCCGCACCCATGCCGCCACGGTCGATCACCGCCTGCGGCCCGATGCGGCGGCGGAAGCGCGCATGGTCGGCGACTGGTGCACCGGACGGGGCATATCGCACGCCGTCCTCGTACCGTCGGGCGATCTGTCGGCGCAGCCGAGCGCGTTGCAGGAACGCGCGCGTCACGCACGCTACGCGCTGCTCGAAAGCTGGGCCGAAGCCATCGGTGCCGGCATTCTCGCCACCGCGCATCAGGCCGACGATCAGGCCGAGACGTTCCTGATGCGCGCGCTGCGCGGTGCAGGCGTCGCCGGCCTGCGCGGAATCCCGGCGCGGCGCGATGCCTTCACGCTCGCCGAGCCCGCGCGCTTGCAGATCGTGCGTCCCCTTCTGAACTGGCGTCGGCACGAGCTTTTGAACGTCGTGCGAGACGGCGGCATCCCTTATGTCGACGACCCCAGCAATGCCGACCAGCGCTTCGAACGCGTCCGAATCCGATCGGCACTGACGGAACAAGCCTGGCTGGATCCCGCCGCGCTCGCTTCTGCCGCGGCACATGCAGCAGAGGCCGACGCCGCGCTCGACTGGACGGTAGAGCGGCTGTGGCGCGAGCGGGCGAGCGGCGATCCGGAACCGGTGCTGGACGTGGGCGGCCTGCCCATGGAACTGCGCAGAAGGCTCGCCCGGTACGCGATCCTTCACGTGCGGTCGCGGGCGGGTATCACCTCGCCCGCTTTCGGAACGGACGCCAATATCGAGCCGCTTCTCGCCGCGTTGACGGCGGACGGCGCCGCCACCCGGG